DNA sequence from the Sphingomonas bisphenolicum genome:
GCGCGCGGCCTCGATCGTGGCGTTGAGCGCGAGCAGATTGGTCTGGCTGGCGATGCCGCTGATGACGCTGGTGACATGGGCCACGGTCTTGAGCGCCTCGCCGAAACCGTCCAGCCGGCTGTGGACCTGCTTCACCTGTTCGATCAGATCGACGAAATTATGGTTGGCCGCGGACAGTTGCCGCCCCGAATCGTCGATGATGCCACGGGCGGCCACCGCCTGCGCGCGCGCTTCCTGGCCTGCCATCGCCACGCTGTCGCCGTCGCGCGACAATTGCGCCGCCGCGCCGCTGATCGCCTCGATCGTGCGGGCCTGGTGCGTCACCCGGTCGGCCAGTTCGCTGATGTCCGCTTGCAGATCGAGCGTGCGGATGCCCAGGTCGCCAGACAATTTGGCGACCTTCATCACCGCTCGGGCGACGTTCTCGGAGTGCGCTTCTTTTCCCACATGGGAAGGGCTAGCAGGCCATGGTAAAGGAAAGCTTAGCGCTGGGGCGCGCGGCTCACAGCGCGCCCGCCAGCGCCAGCGCCACGCCGCTCACCACCAGCAGCAGGCCCGCCGCCTCGCTCCGCCGCATCCGCTCCTTCAGGTAGAAATGGCCGAACGCCATGGTGAAGGCGACTTCGACCTGGCCCACGATCCGCACCAGCGCCACCGGTGCGGTGGCGAAGCCGGTGAACCAGCAGGCGCTGCCCAGCGCGGACAGCAAGCCAACCTGACCCGATACCCGCCAGCTTGCAAGCACCCGCCGCATCTCGCCCGGCTCGCGCGTCATCAGCCAGGCGCCCTGCATCAGCGTCTGGACCAGCACCGTAGCGACCAGCACCAGCAGCGCGGCGAGAATGCGGTCGTCCCCGCCCACCGCCTGCGTCGCCCGGCGGATGCCGATCGCGGTCAGCGCGAAGAAGAAGCCCGACGCGATGCCGGCCTTGGCCGCCGGTTGCCCCAGCGCGCGCAGAAAATCCCCCGGCCCTATCCGCCTGCCCCCGGTGGACAGCAGCATCACCCCGATCACGCCGCAGCCGATCCCGGCCCAGGCCAGCGGGTGCAGCCGTTCCCCCAGCAAAAGGAAGGAGAGGACGGCACCCTGCACCGCCTCGGTCTTGGAATATGCAGTGCCGACGACGAAATTGCGATGGTGGAACGCGGCGATCAGCAAGTTCGTGGCGACGATCTGCGCCAGCCCGCCGCCGACGCAGAAGAGCAGGAAATCGGCCTCGATCGCCGGCGGTCGCGCAGCGAAGAGCAGGGCATAGCCGCCCAGCAGCAGCAGGGTGAAGGGGATGCCGTACAGATAGCGCACCAGCCCTGCGGCATTGATCGACAGGCTGTGGCTGACGCGCCGCTGGATCGCGGTGCGCCACGCCTGCACGGCCCCGGCGACCAGCGTCGCGGGCAACCAGATCGGGGATGTGATCATCGCGGGCGCTATAGCGCGTCCCGCCCCCACGTCACCCCATCATCACCAGGAAGGTGAAGAACAGCGACAGCGACACGCAGGCGAAGCCGT
Encoded proteins:
- a CDS encoding DMT family transporter, with protein sequence MITSPIWLPATLVAGAVQAWRTAIQRRVSHSLSINAAGLVRYLYGIPFTLLLLGGYALLFAARPPAIEADFLLFCVGGGLAQIVATNLLIAAFHHRNFVVGTAYSKTEAVQGAVLSFLLLGERLHPLAWAGIGCGVIGVMLLSTGGRRIGPGDFLRALGQPAAKAGIASGFFFALTAIGIRRATQAVGGDDRILAALLVLVATVLVQTLMQGAWLMTREPGEMRRVLASWRVSGQVGLLSALGSACWFTGFATAPVALVRIVGQVEVAFTMAFGHFYLKERMRRSEAAGLLLVVSGVALALAGAL